The region aaggtagtatctttgaatatcctaacaattataaagttcaattcattttaaacttcaaaaacctatacataaccaatgttaatataaacttcaataacgtatccgatacgccaatataccaactttaattacctcatcactttcattttttatattacaagaatcaaactttttctattacaatatacctataactatacctATAACACGTTAATTTTTCTATAACTAACTTTAATTTTCTATTACAACATTATTACTTATCAAATATAAcaactttaattacctcatcactttcattttttctattacaagaatcaaactttttcttcCATTACTTTTCTCTTATCAACATTATTCTATTATCAACATTTTTCTATTATCAACATTATTACTTAtcaaacataacaacaacaatgtACCTTATGAACTCAGTTTTTACAAACTCAGTTTTCTAAtcaaacataacaacaacaatgtACCTTATTGTTTTCCTTACAAACATCAACATTTTTCTATTGTCAACTTCTAAACTCAGTTTTTATGAatcaaaacaacttcaacaagAATAATACACTAAACTCAGTCAACAAGATTATGCACATTCTCAACATTAGTAAACTACCGCAAGATTATAAACATTCTCAACAAGATTATAAACATTCTCAACATTCTCAACAAGATTATACAGTAGAAACGAAGAAATGAAGAAATATTGAAGAACATACCGCAAGAAATGAAGAacacactacgccaaaaatgacttttaacagcgcatcttagacagcgcttttaaaagaaagcgctgtctaaggttaaaattaaaataaaacacggaaaatgttccaaaaaaataatgaaagcgctgtctaagggggggtcttagacagcgctttctaaaagcgctgtctaagacccccccttagacagcgcttttagaaagcgcttttaaatatagaccttagtcagcgcttttgataaagcgctgtctaaagtctttaaactaaaaaaaaaattaaaaccaaaagcgctgtctaaagtctttatTCCCTCCATGTCACGAAAAAAAAGTTATTCCCTCCCAAATCCTAAAAATCCTACATTCTTCTCCCAAACCCTCAATCAGAGCTTGCTTCTCTTTCTCCCAAATCCACTCCCCCTTCTTCCAACCCTCAATCAGAGCTTGTTTATCCTGTGTGAAAGATTCTTCCCCTAAACCCTAACCCTTTCCCCCATTATATGTATGATTCTTATCTTGTGTGGTTTTTCACTACTGATTGGATCCGTGCAGGCCAGAAGTTCCGAACTCTGTTGGAGTGCCCGATTTGGAAATTCCAGTTTCTTCTCCTGTCTTGGCTCGAGATCCGGGCCAAGCCAGAAGTTCTGATTTGCATTTTGAAACCACAGGTTCGTATTATTTATCACTGTTTTATCTCTCTCTCCGTTCGTATTTTTGATTTATTCTATTTGATTTACAGTTTCTGGTAAATTGTGTTTTACTTGTTTGTTATTGAGGAgtttttttattttgtttggaAGTTGAACTGCTACTGAACTGAAGTTTTGTGTTAATATAGCCTTGTGTTTTGGTGTTTTATGTGGTTATTGATGAAATAGTGTGATTGATAGGTGAGGTTATTTGTGTTATTGAGTAAATGGCGTCCAATGAGGGATTTCTGACTGAAGGACAGAGGGAGATGTTGAAAATTGCTAGTGAAAATGCAGAGAGTTTGTCGGCTTTATCGTCTTCGCCCAAGTCACCGTCGTCCTTGCTTGCTGATCATCACATCAAAGCTCCCGCTGGTGGTAAGGCTCAGACTGCTGGGATTGCTGTGAGGCATGTCCGAAGGTGTCACTCTGGGAAGTATGGGCGGGCGAAGAAAGGTGAACTGTGTGTTCTTCTGATATTTTGTTTTTGAATAGATTATCTATGTAATTTGATCCTTGTAGCTGAGCCTACATAGTGGGACAagatttaattgtttttgttgTGGATTATCTATGCTGAGTTTATTCCTATTAAGTTCCTATGCTGAGTGAATTACACAATAACTTTGATTAGGTTGTTGGATTTCTTGAGAAAACGTTTGTGGGACTAAGTTAATAGCTGGGATAAGAAAGTTTCAAATACTAAGTTTCCCTGTCTTGTGCCGCCAATGACCTTTTTTTCTTTGCTGGGGAGAATATTGGGATTAAATGTTATTATGATTATTATTATGATTTAGCTGTAGGATCAGCCTTCCCAATCTATAAGAATTGATAGGTAGTAGTGTTATCCAGACAGAGTAGTATACCACGTTTGAGATTACTAGTTGATACATATAATGGTGATTGGTGATGAATGCATTTCCAGTACGTGAATATTTGGGCATAGAGTTGCTTCCTTCCCCATCATCTCAGGGTGGAAAATCATTGATTAATTCTGACGGCGAAGCTGTATCGATGCTTATTTCACACTATTACCAACAAAATGTATTTTGCTACCACGATGCCAGTCTTATTGATCTTGAGGCATAGTGGTAGACATCATTGCAAAATAAGATTGAAACTTCATTTGTTTTGAGGGTGAAAAGTAATATTGCATTTACATTTTAAAGTTACTAAGTTTCTAGTGGGTCCACTTACACATTGTATTATTTGGATGAGTTGATTATCCAATAAGTGGTTGTCTAGTGTTAGTGGTGTGATTTTATGTTCAATTGAATGATAACATATACAATTAAAAAAGTGATGAATATGACATGGCATCAACTTTACTCTTATGATTAATCATTATTGATCCAATCCTCGAAAACAGAAAGAAACATAGCTGACAGATAGGAAAAAAAATGGCAATGATAGTATCAAGTAGGCAGCTATTCATAGATGGAGATTGGAGAGCTCCTATCCTCAACAAAAGAATTCCAAACATCAATCCTTCCACTGAAAACATCATAGGTAACTTAGTCCATCTCATCTTACATTGCAACATATTATCACTTTTTAACGTTTAGCACTTATTATAATAAATAACTGCTACTAAGTTATATGCATGGTTGATTGATACACATGCAGGAGATATACCTGCTGCTACTAAGGAAGATGTTGATCTTGCTGTGGATGCTGCTAAAAGAGCCATTTCCAGAAACAATGGTAGAGATTGGTCTGCTGCTTCTGGCTCTCTTCGTGCTCGCTATCTTCGAGCCATTGCTGCTAAGGTTTCTAattcttttttctatttttgttcttcATGGATTACAGCACCAGATTATGGATACTTTCAATTTTAGGACTAATTGTGCGTGTCTTgtcctttttttcttttcatttgtCACAGATAAAAGAGAAAAAGAATGAACTAGGGAAGCTGGAATCAATTGACTGTGGAAAATCGCTGGAGGAAGCACTAGCGGATCTGGTAATTAGTATTTGACTATTTGTTATTGAAAAAACATGTTACCATTCATTGTTTGCTTACATAGGATTGGAACTTTTGTGGTTTGATTATCTAGGATGATGTTGTTGCTTGTTTTGAGTACTATGCTGGGCTTGCTGAAGGGTTGGATTCAAAGCAAAAAGCTCCTATATCTCTTCCTATGGATACCTTCAAAAGCTATATTCTCAAGGAGCCTATTGGTGTTGTTGCGTTAATAACTCCATGGTAtcttctttttcttcattttcgtAGCTTATGAATATTTTTTTTTTCGGTAATCCATGTAATTGGTGTTATATATTAGGAACTATCCTTTCTTAATGGCAACTTGGAAAATTGCTCCGGCTCTGGCGGCTGGTTGTGCTGCAATATTGAAGCCGTCTAAATTGGCATCTGTGTATGTTCTTATCAACTATTACAAACTTGAGCATTATTTTTGTTAAGTTGATATATCATGATTTCTTATGGTTTATAATTTTAGGACCTGTTTGGAGTTAGGCGAAATATGCAAAGAAATTGGCCTTCCTCATGGTGTTTTAAATATTGTCACTGGATTAGGCCATGAAGCCGGTGCTTCTTTGGCATCCCATCCTGATGTAGATAAGGTTTGAAACTTCTAAAGCTAGATCTTGTTGTATATCTCGCGAGTGTTGTTATCTTGATGTTTTTGAGTTTGCTAAGATATTGTACCATTGTGCCCTCTATTTTGATAGATTTCTTTTACTGGTAGCTCAGCAACTGGGAGCAAGATTATGACAACTGCGGCACAGCTAGTCAAGGTATGCAAAGAAAAGATAGGAACCTTTCTGTTTTTTCTCTCGTTATTATTGTTATTAATCTTTCTCCTTTTGTGATTTCTTGTGTGCAGCCTGTTTCACTAGAGCTTGGTGGAAAGAGCCCGATCGTTGTTTTTGAGGATGTTGACCTTGATAAGGGTCGGTGTACCTTCGCAAATATGTATTTATGGAATCACATTTTTTTGCATTTTGGCATCACATTTTATGAACCGCACGTATTTTGATTTCTTGTATTGCGAATTTTGGGTATCCGAAACCTATGGCATGATCCAAAACATTTGCTCATATGCCGTTTATAATTTACTGATCTGTCTTCCATCATTAAACAGTTGCTGAGTGGACTGTCTTTGGCTGTTTCTTTACTAATGGTCAGATATGCAGTGCAACATCTCGACTTATTGTGCACGTAAGTTATAGATGCTCTTAAGTTCCCTATTCCGTCAACaattcatcatgttcatgttcTGTTACTGCCAAAATTGAACCAAGAATCACCATAAACTTGTTCGTAAACATGCATTTGTggcttttttttttctttttttcttcttctgcATAAATGGTAGGATTAGATTTTCTTACACTGGTAGAATTTTGTCTGAAAACCTTGTAGCAATTCCATTTGCTTTGACTTTTAAAAAATTGTTTAAGTTAAACACTTTTACTGTTTCAGGAAAGTATAGCCGTAGAATTTGTGGATAAACTTGTCAAATGGGCCGAAAACATCAAAATTTCGGATCCGTTGGAAGAAGGTTGCAGGCTTGGACCTATTGTCAGTGAAGCACATGTATGTTTTTCTGTTTATCAATTCTGTATACATGAGATGTTACTTAGTTTACCACATGATGTTAAAATCACACATCAGTTATTCGTAGAGAGATTGAAAGAGGCAATTGAGTCTTACTTATCTTTCTTATATGATTCAGTATAAGAAAGTATTGAATTGCATCTCATCGGCTAAGAGTGAGGGTGCAACAATTTTGACTGGTGGCCGTCGACCCGAGGTATGATTATATCCCCGAATGTATGTACTTGGTTCAATTTTTCTGCATTTGTCATGAGAAACAATAACTTGTTTTTTATAAATTCAATGGCAGCATTTAAAGAAGGGATATTTTGTTGAACCAACCATCATAACCGATGTGACCACCTCGATGCAAATTTGGAGAGAAGAAGTATTTGGACCTGTACTCGCCGTGAAAACATTTAGCACCGAGGAAGAAGCTATTAATCTCGCAAATGACACTCAGTGAGTTTGATGAGCTGATATTAATTTCACTTCTAAACCATGTTTTTCTTCACTTGTGGATTGATGCCAATGCTTCAAACTTGATATTTCACAGCTATGGTTTGGGGTCTGCTGTAATGTCAAACAATTTAGAAAGATGTGAGCGTCTATCTAAGGTTAGACTAATCCAAGATATTATCATCCTATAAAACAACAAAATGATTAGATTTCTTCTAACTTGATGGTTTAAACTTTGTATTGATTTTTGCAGGCTCTTCAAGCTGGAATTGTATGGATTAATTGTGCTCAGCCAAGCTTTATTCAAGCACTATGGGGAGGCATTAAACGTAGCGGCTTTGGCCGCGAATTAGGAGAATGGTATGAACCTTGATTCCTAAAATCGGCAATATGTCTTTAATAAGAAATCTGAGAAGTGGAGTCtgaatttttgttgttgttttttgaTTCAGGGGACTTGAGAACTACTTGAGTGTGAAGCAAGTTACTAGGTATACATCGGATGAGCCGTGGGGCTGGTATCAATCACCTTCAAAGCTGTGATAGTTAATCATATTTCTAAAATCTGGCATGGAATTAGGTGTTTGTGTGAGTAACACCAAGATATATAATGTTATGTTATATAAACTGAAATGCAAGATATTGAGTCATCTTTGAATATGTCAGTTCTTGATTATTAAATCATATCAGTAActttgtatatattttgatacatttaaggcaaaattggtttgaattggtatatatatatatttgttagccaaaaattggtagaaaaaaggccaaaatggcatatataaaatgtgataattgtctgtcaaaatctggttgaaaacaggtagaaattctggtttataaacctggaaaaaatatggtttaaaacaaaagcttcaaaaaatttcgtataccttagacagcgcttttgtaaaaagcgctgtctaagggggggattagaaagcgctttaggcaaaagcgttgtctaaggggggggcttagacagcgctttttgaaaagcgctgtctaaggtatacctaaaaaaattaaaataggagggtcttagaaagcgcttttggccaaagcgctgtctaagggggtggggcttagacagcgcttttcaaaagcgctgtctaaggtatacctaaaaaatttaaaataagagggtcttataaagcgcttttggccaaagcgctgtctaaggggggggcttagacagcgcttttaagattttaaaaagcgctgtctaaacctttagcagcggaggtttagacagcgctttaaagcgctgtctaaggctaaaaaaagcgctgtctaaggtcttgtttgttgtagtgacAGTAGAAACGAAAAACGAAGTCAACACCCAAATGTCGAGACACGTACGATTCTTCAAACACGTTCAATGATTGAAACCGAAAAATGGAAGTGTATTCGTGTTCGCTGTTATGGTTTTCGCTGATAGGGTTTCAACGttcgcaggagggaaaacaaaagaacagagaacgaaaattgaaatggagtctgaaattttattttaattagaccttagacagcgcttttgtggaaagcgctttctaaggtatgccgtagacagcgctttccaaaagcgttttctaaacccccccttagacagcgcttttgattttaattttttttttaatttaaagactttagacagcgctttatcaaaagcgctgactaaggtctatatttaaaagcgctttctaaaagcgctgtctaagggggggtcttagacagcgcttttagaaagcgctgtctaagacccccccttagacagcgttttcattatttttttggaacattttccgtgttttattttaattttaaccttagacagtgctttcttttaaaagcgctgtctaagatgcgctgttaaaagtcatttttggcgtagtgtacATTTACTTTATTCTCGTGTTGATTCTTAAGCGTTCAATATTTTGTCCCATATAATATGACATATCTTACTGCAGTCAGATAAAATTTTCCCTTCAACTTGAGTGGTACATTTCTCACATAAAACCTCTACAGCACTTCTCCATTTCAACCACTCAACTTTAATTTAATGGTTTATATCTCTTTCTATTTCTCTTTCATTTTGTATTTGGACAAAATATATTTAAATCGGGTAACTTGTGGGATGATATGGTCTCCAACTTTCACCTTTACGCTAGAAACGCTTCTCCTTTTACTGAACTTACATTTCATATGTTTCGTCTTACTTCTGCTTATGCGAAAACCATGTGTTTTTAAATCTCGTATTCAACCTCTCATTTAAATCCTTCTTGTACTCTCCAAGTAGGAGTATATCATTTGTAAAAAATATGCTTCTCGGTGTTAGCTCTTGAATGTATTTCGTAATGAGCACATTTAAAATTAAAGTAATAAACTAAGGGTTTGGGGTTGAACCTTGGTGCAAATATATTGTAAAGAAAAATCATTTATCTCTCCACCGATTTCTATACACTAGTCGATACCCCTTCATATATATTTTAGATAGTTCAAATATATATAATCTTAATTAATACTACCATTACAAGAAAACTGTGTTACGTCGGCCAAAAGCCCTCACTAAAAAGTAAAACACCAACGCTAAAAAGTGTTAACATCGGCATAGCATCCCACTTTACACCCTAACTTGAAAATTTTTgcttttataaaaaaaatattacaCCATCATTAGTCACTCCTCTATTGTACTTAAAATTGTTTTATGATACAACAATGATGTCAGAAACTTTCCGCGAACTTCATTTCTTATATCATTACCGAGTAGTTTCCGTTGATTTTGCCAATTGCATGCATATATTCTGTttataaccaaattaaaatcaatgCTCCAGAATCTTGTTCAGGTTACGGTTGTTATTGATTTTGTTTTCAATTTTGATTTAGAATGACATGCACTCACTGCATAAATCAGAATATACACTGTAAGGTCTTTCAAATCCTTCAGTTATTCGGTTTGCTTTGATTCTCTTCAAACTACATCTTTTTCTATCTCTTTAAAATTGATATTCTCAAAATAACTTTTTTATTCTTCTCCACTATATCAGTCATGTTACGTAGAACATTTTAGCTTCCAAAGCCAAAATATCACAATTGCTATCAAGGTTTATCCGTAGATGTCGATACCAATATCAATATcacattttttttatattaaaaaaattaattataattaatttataCCGCAACAATCGGAGTATCGTAACATCTCAACTAATCGAAATCGCGACTGTGACAGTTTTTTTAAAACCATGATTGTTATTATAACTTATTTATTTAACTATAGtttcataatatatatatatatatatatagagagagagtCCCCATGACACTTGATATGGTCCATTGCAAATCTGAATGAGATATATGCTCTTACCTTTACCCTCAATCAACTCCCACTTGTGTCCCCTAACAGTCTAACTCTGTACCTATATAATACGATAATTGACCACTTTAGTTCTTGACTTCAACTTGAATTCATGAATAAATATACCTGTGCTTTTTTATTCATGCTCACAGCTATTTCCCATATTGTTGGAAACGCATTTAGAAGATGCAAGCAAGAATAATCAGAGTTGAGTGGATTCATTTTTCACTGCCTTTCAATTCCTCcaactttttattttatttcataCTACTGTGACATAAAAAAAGTTGCGGAACTAAATGTTTGAATTAGTAAGTAATAATTGACTAGGCTCTTTTTTTTCTTAACGTATTTGAAATTTTAGTAACCTCTACAAATACATTGAACGTCAATTACAATGTGTTATTTAATCACGTGTAGGTTTGTACTCTAACCAGATCATTATCATAAATTCAaagaaaactaaacaaagcaaaCACGCGAGGTGTTAATTACTACAACATCATTGGAGAGTAACTGCAGCAGCAATGTTGGATACTCATTGTATTGCTACAAGTCAAGGTCATGATTCGGACTGAGTTTTGCAATGGTGTATGCGTAAAGATTGGCTTTGTGATATGCGATTGCAATGACGTATTTGTACGGTAAAAAAGTCAGTGTCTCGGAGTTCGTGGTAAAAttatttgtttgttggttgattttactTTGAAAAGGGAATTTCTTagtgatgccctaaggcgcaAAAATACAGTTTAATGAATTGATGTTGTTTTTTAGTTCTTTTGTGAAAAAGTGgttgatttgaattgcactacTACACATAATACGCAATTATAATCGTATCTTATTACTTTTTGAGTTTTAGTGGTATTTGACGTTGAATCAATGGTTTGTTTATTATCTTGAAATATGGTGACGATCCTAATTCCTAAGGTTGGCTAACAAGTAATAACAGACAAATGAAAGCAAGGAAAAAAGTACACCAAAGTGGGGAGGGGATAcatgaaaaatacaagggaatTATGCAAGAAATAAAGGGTCTCGTTGTAAGATAGGCCAAGATAAAGTCTTGTGTGTGCATTGTGTCCTAAGCTAATAAATGGATAATGGAATCAACATGTCTCCCTAGGATAGTGCCATGAGTGAAAGTCATTCTTGCAATAAAAAGATTACAAATCCAAAGAAACTCCAAAGTGTGCATACGTCAATGATATTAGTCCAAGTTCTAAGTAAGGGTCCTAACAAGTCCTTTAAGTCTTTTCATTAAGTTTCACAAAAAAGATTAAGTCTTTTTGGTCTTTTCgatttttatcatgtttttgttcttttcCATATTAGATAACAAGATGAAGTCATAACAAGGATGTATAAAGATGAGATAAAATGATAGTGATGAagaatgatgatgatgaatgatagATTGCAAGAATTTAAATGACAGAAAATTAATTTACAATAAAGTAGAAGTTGGAAGTTAGCATTGCATAATATAAAGGTTAGAAGTTAGGTTAAAAGAACATTCACTTAAGGATCCTCTATCAACAAATCAGAGGACTCAAACATATGTTTCACCCCGGGATAACCTATCATCAATTCAAAGTGTCAAGAAAGATCAATTGATCATTCATCAACAAGTTTGAATTgaagaagattgaatcaaccGAAGGATATTCATCTATGGATGATTTGAGATGATGAAGATTAATCAACCAAACAATCACAAAAGATGAATAAGGGTTGGAATAAGAAGAATTAAGAGTTAGTAGTTAGATTGTAGGGAGTTAATATTGCAAGCAATAAAGGAGATTAAAATCAAATTATAATACAATTAATCCAATTATTATACtaaagaataaaataaaaattaaattgcaaaataaaggtagaattaaaaatgaattaaaattcaATTAATCAAACTATACTACTAACAAAAtgaaattaattttaaaataaaaataaaataaattaaaagtaAATTAAAATGCAATTAATCAAATTATACTActaataaaattaatttattgcaaaaataaaggaaaatcaaagaaaataaaaacaattgatgaaaataatagaatcaatttcaaaattcaaagaaaataaaaacaattgATGAAAATAATAGACACAATTTTTATCGAGCCATCGGTCGAAGTTCATCAACCCATTGGTTGAAAGCAGCCGGACGAAATTAATTTTATGTCGATCTAAATCAATCCATCGGTTGAGGATGATCTTTTACCTCCATCAACCCTTTGGTTGAAGATGGGTATTCGAAACTTTTCAATCATCTCTGGTCCGTCCGAAATGTTTCATCATCTTTGGCCTCGTTAAGAACCTTTTTGTTATCCCGGGTCCGTCTGGAACATTTCAATCATCTTTGCCCCGTCCGGAACATTTCAATCATCTCTGGTTCATCCAGAACTTTTCATTATCTCTGGCCTCGTCTAGAACCTTTTCATTATCTCTCGTTCGTCCAAAAAATTCCAATCATCTCAAGTTTGTCTGAAACTCTTCGATTTTCTCTAGCCTCGTCCAAAATCATTTCACATTACCTTTGGGGCGTCCAGAAGTCTTCAATCTTCTCTGGCCTCATCCAGGATCATTTCAAATCATCTCTGGTCTGTCCATAACACTTCGATCATCTTTGGCCTCGTCCAGAACATTTCATTCCCTTTACACTTGTCCATCCGATTTTCTTTGGCGCCCTTACCACATCCAAGCAGAGGACCCATTTCATTCCAAGTCATATCCAAGGATCATTAGGACAAAATCAAGATTCAAAGGTACAACAATAACTTGTGGATGGGTGTCTGCCCATATATCCTCGGAGAAATTAAATCCTTCATACATTTGTTCATCTTGagagacaaaattggggtctcCATGTCTTTAATTATCCTCCACCGCGAACGTGCAATGACTTCGTCCTTCGCACTCTCGAGTCAAAGGATAATTAAATATAGGCAGCTGTCATATCCCAATTTATCCTGATATTTTAATATTATATGAGTTTTAACTTCAATTTATCTAGAATGAATAAGATAGCTCATTTAATAGTGAAATAAATATTTACGAAGGTACGAACGAGATGACTCGGTTTCAAATCTCACCTTTATCATTTTTAGGACATTTTTCCctcatttgttttttttatagccattttttattttctcaCTTTTTTTcactatatttttatttaatttattattattaatagTAGTATTAATTTTAGTTAGTTACTATTATCATAAGTTATTAGAACCATTATAACTATTTTTATCATTACTAGTATTCTTATTATATTAGATTAGGTCTAGTTTATTAGGATTATTATTTTGTAATTATTAATCtcttattaaaataaaatcataaaaaatcataaaaagtgtattttatttttttattttcatatttttaaatTAGATAATTTTAAGAAATAGTATTTTTTTATTCACTTTTATCTccaaattaatttttttaaatatttccTTTAAAATcttaataaataaaaaataaaaaattattattattttattcaGTTTTAATAGGAAATATATGGCATTGATATTTTTTAATTCTACCATCTTCCAACTATACTACCATTATCACAAACCGCACAGCTTTGAAGTCAAACTCGTTGTTTCTTTttctattattttatttttgtcttcttttttttcattttattatttttatttattttattttattagaATCAGGGTTTCATGTGGATTGTGCCCAGTTTAGTGTTTGCACCCCACATTAATTTCTGCCCTCTCAGCTTTTCTTATTTATCTTTGATTTTTctatttgtttatttatttttagttaTTATTGTTAATTAACTTGCATTTATTAGATTTAGCCAATTATTTTAGCTTCGTTAGTCCTAATTAGATTTTAGTGAGTTACTTTAGTTGTTATTTTAATTTAGGTCTTTGAgaaataaaaatacaaaaaaaatataatttgaTTGTCTGATCAATTTATTTAGTTTTTCATGTTAGACAATTTTAGTTGATTTTATTTAATTCTATAAAAAAATACAAATCAAAACACAAAAATGACAATTTTAGATTAAgttttattattatattttttctttttattaaaGGTAATTTAGAATATTTAGTTACCATAAATAATAGTTTGTTCCTTTAATTTTTTTCCAATATTGTTTAATAAATCgcaaaaatacaaaaaaaaattaggtttaattaattcattaacttattttaatattttttgttcctttttatttttattgGGATATTTAATCCGTCccaaaatgcaaaaaaaaatcaaaaaacaCTTCTTTATTTcattaaaattaaatataaaaaaacaaaaaaaaaaattatcatGTCAACAATGTACATAAATCTaactaaaaatatcaaacaaaaataaaagacAAAAATACTTTTCACTGATAAAATCCATCAAACTAAGTTATCGTCCCGTGTGACAAATCTATTTTTCGCCCCCGAATAACAAATCGATTTCTTTTGCCACCGTGTATCTAATTCAAAACCAAGACAAATCATTTTCACAAACTAAAATTAACCAACCAACAAAATTACTACCTACGATGACTCTGATTTTTCTCACCGCTCGATGAGAAATACGTAGGCAAAAGGTTTCGAAATCATGGTAAGTCCCCTAATTTAAAACT is a window of Lathyrus oleraceus cultivar Zhongwan6 chromosome 6, CAAS_Psat_ZW6_1.0, whole genome shotgun sequence DNA encoding:
- the LOC127093416 gene encoding aminoaldehyde dehydrogenase 1, peroxisomal-like gives rise to the protein MASNEGFLTEGQREMLKIASENAESLSALSSSPKSPSSLLADHHIKAPAGGKAQTAGIAVRHVRRCHSGKYGRAKKVSSRQLFIDGDWRAPILNKRIPNINPSTENIIGDIPAATKEDVDLAVDAAKRAISRNNGRDWSAASGSLRARYLRAIAAKIKEKKNELGKLESIDCGKSLEEALADLDDVVACFEYYAGLAEGLDSKQKAPISLPMDTFKSYILKEPIGVVALITPWNYPFLMATWKIAPALAAGCAAILKPSKLASVTCLELGEICKEIGLPHGVLNIVTGLGHEAGASLASHPDVDKISFTGSSATGSKIMTTAAQLVKPVSLELGGKSPIVVFEDVDLDKVAEWTVFGCFFTNGQICSATSRLIVHESIAVEFVDKLVKWAENIKISDPLEEGCRLGPIVSEAHYKKVLNCISSAKSEGATILTGGRRPEHLKKGYFVEPTIITDVTTSMQIWREEVFGPVLAVKTFSTEEEAINLANDTHYGLGSAVMSNNLERCERLSKALQAGIVWINCAQPSFIQALWGGIKRSGFGRELGEWGLENYLSVKQVTRYTSDEPWGWYQSPSKL